A genomic window from Photobacterium gaetbulicola Gung47 includes:
- a CDS encoding hypothetical protein (COG0251) → MTIIRYGIEGGTGTGGQHLPFARATQAGGFLYVSGQTPMIDGEVVEGGIVEQSRLAIQNCINIMEEANYTLEDVVHVKVVLTDSRYFQSFNKVFKEFFGDHPPARICMVCDLVVDVKVEVDVTCFRQDRV, encoded by the coding sequence ATGACCATTATCCGCTATGGCATCGAAGGCGGTACGGGAACCGGCGGACAGCACTTGCCGTTCGCCCGCGCCACCCAAGCCGGGGGATTTTTGTATGTCTCGGGCCAAACACCCATGATCGATGGCGAAGTTGTTGAGGGCGGGATTGTTGAGCAATCACGTCTCGCCATTCAGAACTGCATCAATATTATGGAGGAGGCGAATTACACGCTAGAAGATGTGGTACACGTCAAGGTCGTACTCACGGACTCCCGCTACTTCCAATCATTTAATAAGGTGTTCAAGGAGTTTTTCGGTGACCACCCACCCGCACGAATCTGTATGGTCTGTGATTTGGTGGTTGATGTAAAAGTCGAAGTCGATGTGACCTGTTTTAGGCAAGATCGAGTGTAA
- a CDS encoding putative outer membrane lipoprotein has product MRKVVLAGLVSLLLVGCTTPSEELLPQAGQVRVFTTSLPSLDSCSWVGEVTGNEGHWYSYLFYSNDLLIQGAVNELKNNAYQMGADTVVTMSPHNFTTSVSLLGTAYDCRP; this is encoded by the coding sequence ATGAGAAAAGTAGTATTGGCAGGTCTTGTCAGCCTGTTGCTCGTCGGCTGTACGACGCCAAGCGAAGAGCTTCTGCCGCAAGCCGGCCAAGTCCGCGTTTTTACCACCAGCTTGCCGAGCCTTGATAGCTGCAGCTGGGTGGGTGAAGTAACCGGCAACGAAGGGCACTGGTACTCCTATCTGTTTTACAGCAACGACCTCCTCATCCAGGGTGCGGTCAACGAGCTGAAAAACAATGCCTACCAGATGGGGGCCGATACCGTGGTCACCATGAGCCCGCACAATTTCACCACCTCGGTCTCACTGCTCGGCACCGCTTACGATTGCCGGC
- a CDS encoding hypothetical protein (COG1447) — protein MNKDDYELTVMNLITNAGQSKSEAMAAIQYAKTNDFAACDLALEECAKYLKMAHDVQTSLIGLDEGEGKVPVTLVMVHAQDHLMNAVLMKDLAKEFVDLYRRVQ, from the coding sequence GTGAACAAAGATGATTACGAACTGACGGTAATGAACCTGATCACCAATGCCGGTCAGTCAAAGAGTGAAGCGATGGCCGCAATACAATATGCCAAAACAAATGATTTCGCGGCTTGTGATCTGGCCTTGGAAGAGTGTGCTAAGTACCTGAAGATGGCTCACGATGTACAAACGTCTCTGATCGGCCTTGATGAGGGCGAAGGTAAGGTACCGGTGACTTTGGTGATGGTACATGCCCAGGATCACCTGATGAATGCCGTATTGATGAAGGATTTGGCCAAAGAGTTTGTCGACCTATACAGGAGAGTACAATGA